In Triticum aestivum cultivar Chinese Spring chromosome 5B, IWGSC CS RefSeq v2.1, whole genome shotgun sequence, the following proteins share a genomic window:
- the LOC123115445 gene encoding deoxyuridine 5'-triphosphate nucleotidohydrolase, which translates to MAGMLGVGATRSRLLPSPLPLFTRRAPLHLAPHPNPISRRLLLLPSRTLAAAATTMAATNGATAAADPVQEQPKAAAPLLLKVKRLSANAVLPSRGSALAAGYDLSSAVEAVVPARGKALVATDLSVAVPEGTYARIAPRSGLAWKHSIDVGAGVVDADYRGPVGVVLFNHSDADFAVKPGDRVAQLVVERIATPDVAEVDDLDATVRGEGGFGSTGV; encoded by the exons ATGGCGGGAATGCTCGGCGTTGGCGCCACCCGTTcccgcctcctcccctccccgcTCCCCCTATTTACCAGGCGCGCTCCCCTCCACCTCGCGCCCCACCCCAACCCCATCTCccgccgcctcctgctcctcccgtcAAGAACCCTCGCAGCCGCAGCGACGACGATGGCCGCCACCAacggcgccaccgccgccgccgaccccgtccaGGAGCAGCCCAAGGCGGCGGCGCCGCTGCTGCTCAAGGTGAAGCGCCTGTCGGCCAACGCCGTGCTGCCGTCGCGCGGCTCCGCGCTGGCGGCCGGCTACGACCTCTCCAGCGCGGTGGAGGCCGTGGTGCCGGCGCGCGGCAAGGCGCTCGTCGCCACCGACCTCAGCGTCGCCGTCCCGGAGGGCACCTACGCGCGCATCG CGCCGCGGTCGGGGCTGGCGTGGAAGCACTCGATCGACGTGGGCGCGGGCGTGGTGGACGCCGACTACCGGGGCCCCGTCGGCGTCGTCCTCTTCAACCACTCGGACGCCGACTTCGCCGTCAAGCCCGGGGACCGCGTCGCGCAGCTGGTCGTCGAGAGGATCGCCACGCCGGACGTCGCCGAGGTGGacgacctcgacgccaccgtcAGGGGCGAGGGCGGCTTCGGGTCCACCGGCGTCTGA